A single window of Candidatus Eisenbacteria bacterium DNA harbors:
- a CDS encoding sigma 54-interacting transcriptional regulator, which translates to MAMTSDYPGNLGRDVNDREPWRAGPWAMARPTRQGRDLSAFDGGGEAGDEPAPLARLVGSSAALHAVLARARKVAPTDSNVLITGETGTGKELLARALHQGSPRAARRFVSVNCAAIPSALIASELFGHERGAYTGALQRRIGRFELAAGGTLFLDEVGDLPAETQVALLRVLQEREFERVGGTTPIRADVRIVAATNCDLGQAIAAGTFRSDLYYRLAVFPLEMPPLREREGDVRLLVEHLVERCARRVGKTFCSISKATLELFEAYPWPGNVRELQNIVERSVIVCESDVFRVDESWLANGTAPSESAPA; encoded by the coding sequence ATGGCGATGACCAGTGACTATCCGGGAAATCTGGGCCGTGACGTGAACGATCGAGAGCCTTGGAGAGCAGGTCCGTGGGCGATGGCGCGGCCGACGCGCCAAGGGCGCGATCTCTCTGCCTTCGACGGTGGGGGCGAAGCGGGAGATGAGCCCGCTCCGCTTGCACGCCTCGTCGGGAGCTCTGCGGCGCTCCACGCAGTGCTGGCGCGCGCGCGAAAGGTCGCCCCGACGGACTCGAACGTGCTCATCACGGGTGAGACCGGCACCGGCAAAGAGCTCCTGGCGCGCGCCCTTCACCAGGGCTCGCCGCGCGCCGCGCGACGCTTCGTGAGCGTGAACTGCGCCGCGATTCCGTCCGCGCTGATCGCATCGGAGCTGTTCGGACACGAGCGCGGCGCCTACACCGGGGCGCTACAACGCCGCATCGGACGCTTCGAGCTGGCCGCCGGTGGGACGCTGTTCCTCGACGAGGTCGGCGACCTGCCGGCCGAGACCCAGGTCGCGCTGCTCCGCGTGCTGCAGGAGCGCGAGTTCGAACGCGTCGGCGGGACGACGCCGATCCGTGCCGACGTGCGGATCGTGGCCGCCACCAACTGCGACCTCGGGCAAGCCATCGCGGCCGGGACGTTCCGCAGCGATCTCTACTACCGCCTCGCCGTGTTCCCGCTCGAGATGCCGCCGCTGCGCGAGCGCGAAGGGGACGTCCGCTTGCTCGTCGAGCACTTGGTCGAGCGCTGCGCGCGACGCGTCGGCAAGACGTTCTGCAGCATCTCGAAGGCGACCCTCGAGCTGTTCGAGGCGTATCCGTGGCCCGGCAATGTGCGCGAGCTGCAGAACATCGTGGAGCGCTCGGTGATCGTATGCGAGTCCGACGTGTTCCGCGTCGACGAGAGCTGGCTCGCGAACGGCACCGCGCCGAGCGAGTCCGCTCCGGCG